The following DNA comes from Quercus robur chromosome 1, dhQueRobu3.1, whole genome shotgun sequence.
attatttttatggcattacatataaaaaatcaaGGAAAACTTTATTCAAACTCTGCTTTCTAGTTGTTCATCATTCctattacatttatttttccaaattgtGGTTTGACTAGAATTGTTTTTGAAGATAATCAACTACATTCTTGTCAACTTGGAAGGCTTTGATGAGAACATCTGAATTGATGGGAGGATTAGATCCAAAGACTGCGTTCGCAATGGTGATCACCCCGGGATTTTGGCTATTGAGACCAGCGAAAGCAACAACATTGGTCTGCCCTATGTTGAATTGGAAGTGAATGAGACCAATTGGGAATGTAAAGACGTCTCCCTTGTTTAAAACTTTGGTGAAGAGTTTGTTTGGGTTGGATGTGACAAATCCAACTAAGAGAGTACCCTCTGCAACTACTAGAATCTCAGAGGCACGAGGGTGAGTGTGTGGAGGATCCAAGCCATATGGTGCAAAGTCAAGACGGGCCAAAGATATGCCTAGAGTGTTCAAACCTGGTAGCATATCGACGTTCACAAGAGTGACATTGAAGCCAACTTTATTTGCAGTGTTTGCAGGAATATTGAGTCCGGAGAAGAAAAAATCATCGACTGTGACAGTTGCTggatccttacaaaattttccgTTCACAAATACTACACAGAAAAGTTTTTCATTgtcagaaaaaaataaataaataaataagaaacttCTGTAACAATGGACAATAACAagtcaagtaaaaaaaaaactgacgtAGATGATGATACAACTATAAGGCatgttttcattatttttctttttttaattgaaggcaTAATTTCATTAATGTGTAAAACTTCTAatgatttcaaatgaacttGATGAAAATTACTACTACTACAAATAATAATGAGAGTATGTACATACCAGCAGAATTGGTGTTGTTGATTGCGACACAAAAGTCTTGCAGAGGACTAGGGTCATAGGCAGAAACAAGAGAGGATGCCAAAACCAAAAGGGCCACAGTTATAAGGTAAGTAACACCTTTAAtcatttttgaggttttgtTATCTCTATCTTCTGAGTATTCTTTGCTTGGATGAGGGATGAGAATTTAGCATATGTGGAAATGTCTATTTATAGAGAGAAGTCAGTGAACCGGTCCatgtttttcacaaaaaaaggggcatataaattatttgaatttatatcattttttagtTTATGGGGTGAACCATTCTTGCTTGGTACTTCTTAAacctttatcaatttttaatttatgaagtGAACCATTCTTTAACCATGTCTGCACGTATttaaaaaccaatgaaacctgACCACTTCAATGCTATTGTATAGTTTTCATACTGTTTTTTGGCCAACCCAATAATGCGCGTTATATATGTTGATggtatatttaaaaatgaaattactGAAGCTTCCATGCATGTTGACTGTTTCCTCATTGCAATGCGTGGCGTAAACTCTTTAAGTCGAATGTTTTAAACTTACTATCTTATCTTCTTATCTTGCATCATTTTATTGACTTTATCTTGATTGATGAGTACTAAATACTTCATAATGGTTTAGTTagatttttaatgtttttatattgTAGCCGTTTAccttttttgttctctctttatgTTGACCCTATATTTTTGGTGCATTTCGTTTAAAATCGAAGATTTTTAACAGAATATTACAGACGAATTCTCATTGCTTACAtcttacaaaataattttttgaaagagaCAGAAAGTGAAATTTGTTGGACTAGAACAACATTTCAGGATTAATCTATTATCTATAGATGTAAAGTAAACAAGAAGTACTGAATGAGACAACCATGTTTGATGTTACGTGTTAATGAATTCCCATAGAATAtattctgtaaggttgaatttattcaaccatctaattggctttattccgtgccaaatttgcttgtaattcagcatttagtaaccctgtatttaggtgggtttgttgtaagggtagtgagtgagatagagtgaagtttgctcaagagtgtgcaagaaaacagagactcgcagctgggactcgcgagtggactcgcggctgcaagccgctagaagctgcacacgtgccaagcatgctggaagatgaacagtcatgctagctggagcactacaggacaaaacaggacaactggccatacggttaactcgcgactggatctcacgacttagtcaagccgcaaggtcaagccgcgagccacccctgtttttgtaaaacctgacgtttcgcattcctctcccactccagtataaataccccttttacccacgattgaaagagagcttccagagagatttttgagagagaaaccctaaagaaaaaccagattgtttcacccacaatctctaccttagagtctcttcaaattcctcaactctcttcctctccattgtcaaatccttgagaggcattataccaaacctggttctcaccatcatcatcactgtgagacagttgtttggattgctgggaagcagttaggaaggaaccaatcttcattggttgatgctatggtctagtagcggaatccgggaagctagaaaagaaaaaggttcggcgcaacctcgttggagcaagaagcttggagggcttaggtgcactgggtagattaggcttggagggtctattgctgtccttgtatcccaactgtattttctagtggattgattaccgcttggagggcggcggagaggtttttcaccgaggacttcggtttcctcttcgataacacatcgcgtgttgtctttgtgtttgcatcttccttcctctctatctttgcctttttattatctgctgtggattttattttgttatggcttagatagtttttaaccaatttcatattatagcatgtgttaagtttccgcacactagttgtttgacatattgcttgaattggtttagttgtaatttgggggtctaaacgttcaaaagtgttttgtacacgtttttgaactttcaattggtatcagagcgggtacacttgttgtggttttattacctaagtgtgatcctagacccctgagttgtggttgttgtcttggattataccatgctgaattgtagcttaagtgtttgtgaaaatgactctatgcatatgtctgaaaggtgtcttactgatgatcttgtagagttgttaaaaactaagaaacatgctagagttattgttcacatgctggaatatcttgaaaatcataatcttgtcttacacagtagcatatctgaatctaaatcattgattaagaaatataaaagaaagaatagaatgttgtgtgagatgattgagaatctgaaaataaaaaatcaatctgaaagaagcatgaaaactaatgatgagtttgtgtttgaaggtcaagaatgtctgtcacatgtgaacctatttgtgcatacctcattgaaggtgtttaatgcgtgtttgtggtatcttgacagtgggtgttctcgccatatgacaggggataagtcactgtttaagacactcaaagaaaaggttggtgactatgtgacctttggtgatggaagtcatgctcaagtcctaggcaaaggaaccattgagatacctggtttgcctctgttgaaagatgtgctgttcataaaagggctgaaggcaaatttgctgagcatcactcaaatttgtgatgatgattttctggtacaattctctaagaaaggatgtttgatcatcaatgaagaggggattcaggttttggaaggaaatcggactacagataactgttatggaatagttcccacggcaccaatatcgtgtagaagtgctcgtgtggatatgttggagctgtggcatcacagatttgggcatgccaacttcaaacaagtagcaaaagtctccaaacttgaagcagtcgagggacttcctaagtttggaaaagtgaagaagaccgtttatggtgcatgtcaaatggggaagcaaactaaggcaagtcatcacaaggtgaatgtgatagccacctctcgatgcttggagttacttcatgttgatctaatggggcctaccagaactgaaagcctaggggggaagagatacattatggtcattgtggacgactactcaagatacacttgggtttaattccttagagaaaaatcagaagcttgtgagaggttggagattctatgcaagaaactacaaaacgaaaaagggattccgatagccaaagttagaagtgatcatgggagggaatttgagaatcaaagattcgagtccttctgtgagaagaatggaattaaaagagagttttcagctcccaaaactccacaacaaaatggagtggtagagagaaaaaatcgtgtgattcaagagatggcaagagtcatgttgcttaacaagcaaatacctcaaaaattttggggagaagctgtcaacacctcgtgtcacattggcaataggattttctttcgagttggtacaaagaagactgcatatgagatatggaatgggaagaagcctaaagtgaagtattt
Coding sequences within:
- the LOC126724276 gene encoding germin-like protein subfamily 1 member 7: MIKGVTYLITVALLVLASSLVSAYDPSPLQDFCVAINNTNSAVFVNGKFCKDPATVTVDDFFFSGLNIPANTANKVGFNVTLVNVDMLPGLNTLGISLARLDFAPYGLDPPHTHPRASEILVVAEGTLLVGFVTSNPNKLFTKVLNKGDVFTFPIGLIHFQFNIGQTNVVAFAGLNSQNPGVITIANAVFGSNPPINSDVLIKAFQVDKNVVDYLQKQF